Proteins encoded together in one Lathyrus oleraceus cultivar Zhongwan6 chromosome 5, CAAS_Psat_ZW6_1.0, whole genome shotgun sequence window:
- the LOC127079706 gene encoding uncharacterized protein LOC127079706: MAGRNDHAIIDALEALTQVLQAQQNPQVEGAESHGLDMFIRKNPPTFKGSKVMVGNARQIFEANGTMITWVIFMGEFLEKYFPTDVRSKKEVEFLGLKQGNMTIVDYAAKFQELSRFFPHYDGI; this comes from the exons ATGGCTGGAAGAAATGATCATGCTATTATTGATGCCTTGGAAGCTTTGACTCAAGTTTTGCAAGCTCAACAAAATCCACAGGTTGAAGGTGCCGAATCCCATGGACTGGACATGTTTATAAGGAAAAATCCACCAACCTTCAAAGGAAG CAAAGTAATGGTGGGTAATGCTAGACAAATATTTGAGGCTAATGGTACAATGATCACTTGGGTTATTTTCATGGGAGAATTCTTGGAGAAATATTTCCCAACTGATGTGCGTAGCAAGAAAGAGGTTGAATTCCTTGGACTTAAGCAAGGGAATATGACTATTGTGGATTATGCTGCCAAGTTTCAGGAATTGTCTAGGTTCTTCCCTCACTATGATGGGATATGA